In a single window of the Daphnia carinata strain CSIRO-1 chromosome 4, CSIRO_AGI_Dcar_HiC_V3, whole genome shotgun sequence genome:
- the LOC130694551 gene encoding nuclear receptor coactivator 6-like isoform X1 codes for MDYDGQRLLDVINDPNALESFLGGIGNGNGNNGPVNSGVSLDSTHTITQQQLASLQQQIQQQQQQLQQLQQQQQQQIHSPFSVPVRSPAPGTSPAATVILRSPAAPPPAASPSSLASSPAPNTLGHATSYSVSSPAPAPSPGPQQFYRAAPSPQQRSGSLSSTPVASPINYPPGPGPGNGQNPQSVQLPAGTITIPALATAVGQVQQLVSGGQVLQILSGPPPSTTPQVVGPNTTTSPVVRHPVAGVRSKQPQLRPKPANNSSPGPAQQAQAVNPRTSSPAIIQQQQQQQQQQQQQQQQQQQQQQQQQQQQQQQQPVQQQITQPHATGQVVQLGTGGPTGTLVFSGGGNAMFPALAPTGGQFFLQQQGSGGFQLIVRPPVPSSSPPKQQSIVMQPQIGQTVHLAPNRPATVAAVPPPCHPTISQQPMVRLVTLPGLGTVQLQQIQTPNGPAFLAVQQPQQQQQQQTQQQPTTFLRNHPGQPTFIQQHHVIQQQQQQPHIVTQQQQQQPHILTQQTIQQQQSQQQQDNIRLISSPATTLITNNDTADNNTNNSSTTFATPPNKKPPAKKKPKPKKKKEEVVVEEKKPAVQVNLAELLKQTGIVDDDESFFMDDEPSLPPPPAPQPVVQIPEEQPILPTETKENNVMFTPMLSETNLIQTLHQHGLALSDDDLHTLRNFIKPSEANEQSSALGSDSILNGLKGGAAMLKAPAAAVSLTLGNGQVIQLTGEPFAAEAQQQSRVQFVTNAFDATQVFQAAPPPPAAPATEVIHSTNHGFQNEFLEDLARSQIVSDSKKMKNKAALVQKATPANTNNNAPKKKAEPRKKKPPPVKAANSTAGTNSTAAGNTANVVNPTTPTNASTVPRVQTIKLSPQNQQRFVNNSFPQNLRNIQAQIQYLTSKKDPTSQDTSLLQKLIEHHQKILATGKPVPTIPGQHAQGIPFMTTSNASSQQAGLRQIQPSATQIRASCPAATQTTAGSPVASVTLTSIPNKITISTPASSVTSTASSTTTSNATVINVTTTQSTIQSPMGTLIVTTMDRGASPVVPTVNNTSGSSCTLTNSPAVMSPAPSNEAGRSSNPPARGVKRPAPPAAPPKPSISKSTLFEHQLKTDQSGALAPDCKTPFKNKTNACKRLVRYHVFHDLGPTPQELEKEEDELETHAQQLLSKFHQMINKYHYLLLMESTKEAPTSEHVMVERMFASEEKQSLERLKEETRVAKELQLTPVWPVKSEPTTSATTPVATNSADIVNGRRDSPSEDLKLTPKMALLKFTRKEGEGYKSELQLPQEYKDVRMMVEDVVRNNGRIRESHEMNHSGSVNDSSGLPGSAMESKPYDEWEAIQRELALYPDARDRDDLGFVGMDGEEGGVIYDEDIKAQMQNAIDDLLRLNGCDEVIPPHHHHIANAAHPTGVAPAGGASSSTHHYEPGSGAGLPSLKNGSEPLQPALEFPPNKGREMMSRKNVF; via the exons ATGGATTACGATGGGCAACGTTTGTTGGACGTGATCAATGATCCCAACGCTTTAGAGAGTTTCCTTGGCGGCATTGGAAATGGAAACGGGAATAACGGTCCTGTTAACAGTGGTGTTTCGCTGGACTCGACCCACACCATCACCCAGCAGCAACTGGCCAGTCTCCAGCAGCAGattcagcagcagcagcaacaacttcaacagttgcaacaacaacaacagcagcagataCATTCCCCGTTTTCGGTTCCCGTCAGGTCGCCGGCGCCTGGTACAAGTCCGGCTGCGACTGTGATCCTTCGTTCGCCCGCCGCTCCTCCACCGGCTGCAAGCCCGTCGTCGCTAGCATCCAGTCCGGCGCCGAATACACTTGGACATGCCACCTCGTACTCGGTCTCATCTCCAGCACCGGCACCATCGCCCGGCCCTCAGCAGTTCTACCGGGCAGCTCCATCTCCACAGCAAAGGAGCGGTTCCTTGTCCTCTACACCGGTGGCATCACCCATCAATTATCCTCCCGGCCCAGGGCCAGGCAATGGACAAAATCCTCAATCTGTCCAGCTGCCAGCTGGCACTATCACTATTCCGGCACTCGCCA CTGCTGTTGGTCAAGTCCAGCAACTAGTTTCGGGTGGCCAGGTGCTCCAGATATTGTCAGGTCCTCCACCTTCAACGACTCCCCAAGTTGTTGGCCCCAACACGACAACTTCTCCGGTTGTGAGGCATCCTGTGGCAGGTGTACGTTCTAAACAGCCACAACTAAGGCCCAAACCAGCTAATAATTCGAGTCCTGGGCCAGCTCAACAGGCTCAAGCTGTCAA TCCAAGAACGTCATCGCCAGCTATTatacagcagcagcagcagcagcaacaacaacagcagcaacaacaacagcagcagcagcagcagcagcaacaacaacaacaacaacaacaacaacaacagcctgTTCAACAACAAATAACACAACCACACGCGACGGGCCAAGTAGTGCAATTAGGAACGGGTGGGCCGACGGGTACGTTGGTGTTCTCAGGTGGAGGAAACGCCATGTTTCCAGCACTGGCGCCGACAGGCGGCCAGTTTTTCCTTCAGCAGCAAGGCAGCGGCGGTTTCCAGCTGATTGTCCGGCCGCCCGTCCCTTCTAGCTCTCCTCCCAAGCAGCAGAGCATTGTGATGCAACCTCAGATTGGTCAGACCGTCCACCTAGCCCCTAACCGTCCGGCTACTGTCGCCGCAGTCCCTCCTCCCTGCCACCCAACCATTTCCCAGCAGCCCATGGTAAGATTAGTCACTTTACCCGGCCTGGGCACTGTCCAGCTGCAGCAGATTCAAACACCCAACGGACCTGCCTTTCTGGCCGTCCAACAAcctcagcagcaacagcagcagcagacgCAACAGCAGCCGACTACCTTCTTACGTAATCATCCAGGTCAACCAACATTTATCCAGCAACATCACGtcatccaacaacaacaacaacagcctcACATTGTCacccaacagcagcaacagcaacctCATATTCTCACTCAACAAACAATACAACAGCAACAGTCGCAACAGCAGCAAGACAATATTAGGCTCATATCCAGTCCAGCTACCACGTTGATAACCAATAACGATACGGCTGATAACAACACCAACAATAGTTCAACAACATTTGCTACTCCGCCCAACAAGAAACCACCAGCTAAAAAGAAGCCtaaaccgaaaaagaaaaaggaagag GTTGTGgttgaagaaaagaagccGGCCGTGCAGGTCAATTTAGCTGAACTTTTGAAACAGACGGGTATTGTCGATGATGACGAGTCTTTCTTTATGGATGATGAACCATCGCTGCCACCACCGCCAGCGCCCCAACCCGTGGTTCAAATTCCGGAGGAGCAACCAATCCTGCCTACAGAGACCAAAGAAAACAAC GTGATGTTTACACCAATGTTGAGTGAAACGAACCTCATCCAGACGCTGCATCAGCACGGCCTGGCCCTGTCTGACGACGATCTTCACACGCTACGGAATTTTATCAAACCGAGTGAGGCTAATGAACAGTCCAGTGCCTTAGGAAGTGATTCAATCCTTAACGGACTCAAAGGAGGAGCTGCCATGTTGAAAGCGCCGGCTGCGGCCGTTTCACTGACTTTGGGCAACGGCCAAGTGATTCAATTGACGGGCGAGCCTTTTGCAGCAGAAGCTCAGCAACAGTCGAGAGTTCAGTTTGTGACAAATGCGTTCGATGCCACGCAAGTGTTTCAAGCCGCTCCACCACCTCCCGCTGCTCCTGCTACAGAAGTGATTCACTCAACTAATCACGGATTTCAGAACGAATTTCTCGAAGATTTAGCCAGGAGTCAGATTGTGTCAgattcgaaaaaaatgaaaaacaaagcgGCACTTGTCCAGAAAGCTACTCCGGCTAATACAAACAATAACGCGCCGAAGAAAAAGGCAGAGCCTCGTAAGAAGAAACCGCCTCCTGTGAAGGCAGCTAATTCAACAGCCGGAACAAATTCAACGGCTGCGGGCAACACAGCGAACGTTGTCAACCCAACGACACCAACGAATGCGAGCACGGTGCCGCGAGTGCAGACGATCAAATTATCTCCTCAAAATCAACAA CGATTTGTCAATAATTCGTTCCCGCAGAATCTGCGCAATATCCAGGCCCAAATTCAGTACCTGACGTCCAAAAAGGATCCTACTTCGCAGGACACTTCTCTACTGCAGAAGTTGATTGAACATCACCAAAAAATTTTGGCTACGGGGAAACCAGTACCGACCATTCCGGGCCAGCATGCTCAGGGCATTCCATTC ATGACAACATCAAACGCGTCGTCTCAACAGGCTGGATTACGGCAAATCCAACCATCAGCCACACAAATTCGAGCCTCATGCCCTGCTGCTACACAGACGACGGCCGGCAGCCCGGTTGCGAGTGTAACTCTGACATCGATTCCTAACAAAATCACGATATCAACACCAGCATCTTCTGTCACATCTACTGCCAGTAGCACTACCACATCGAATGCGACCGTTATTAATGTAACAACCACCCAGTCCACCATCCAATCTCCGATGGGGACGCTGATAGTCACGACGATGGACAGAGGAGCTTCACCTGTTGTCCCTACCGTCAATAACACGAGTGGCAGTAGTTGCACGTTAACCAATAGCCCAGCGGTAATGTCCCCAGCTCCTTCAAATGAAGCTGGTCGAAGTAGTAATCCACCAGCGAGGGGAGTAAAGCGGCCAGCTCCTCCTGCGGCGCCTCCCAAACCTAGCATTAGTAAAAGTACGCTTTTTGAGCACCAACTGAAAACGGATCAAAGCGGAGCTCTAGCGCCGGATTGCAA GACGCCATTCAAGAACAAGACTAATGCTTGCAAGAGGCTAGTGCGGTATCACGTCTTTCACGATTTGGGGCCAACACCACAAGAGCTCgagaaggaagaagatgaattAGAAACGCACGCCCAACAGTTGTTGTCGAAATTCCATCAGATGATTAACAAATATCACTACCTTCTTCTTATG gagaGCACGAAAGAAGCTCCCACTTCGGAACATGTGATGGTGGAGAGGATGTTTGCCAGCGAAGAGAAACAATCGCTGGAACGGTTAAAAGAAGAGACACGAGTAGCCAAAGAATTGCAACTGACCCCCGTTTGGCCGGTGAAATCGGAACCAACAACTTCTGCAACAACACCTGTTGCTACTAATTCTGCCGATATTGTCAATGGTCGCCGAGATTCGCCATCAGAAGATCTGAAATTAACACCCAAA ATGGCGCTATTGAAGTTCACGAGGAAAGAGGGCGAAGGCTACAAATCTGAATTGCAGTTACCGCAAGAGTACAAAGACGTCCGAATGATGGTAGAAGATGTTGTCAGGAATAACGGCCGGATACGAGAATCCCACGAAATGAATCATTCCGGCTCGGTAAACGATTCATCTGGATTGCCTGGCAGTGCAATGGAATCTAAACCCTACGACGAATGGGAAGCGATACAGCGTGAGCTGGCCCTTTACCCAGACGCTAGGGATAGGGATGACTTG gGATTCGTTGGAATGGATGGAGAAGAAGGAGGCGTCATCTACGATGAAGATATCAAGGCCCAGATGCAGAATGCCATCGACGATTTGTTGAGACTCAATGGCTGCGACGAGGTCATACCGCCACATCACCATCACATCGCCAATGCGGCCCATCCGACTGGTGTCGCTCCAGCTGGTGGAGCTTCGTCGTCGACCCACCATTACGAGCCCGGCAGCGGTGCCGGCTTACCATCATTGAAAAACG ggTCCGAGCCACTCCAGCCAGCTCTTGAATTCCCGCCTAACAAAGGGAGGGAGATGATGTCCagaaaaaatgtcttttag
- the LOC130694551 gene encoding nuclear receptor coactivator 6-like isoform X2 — protein sequence MDYDGQRLLDVINDPNALESFLGGIGNGNGNNGPVNSGVSLDSTHTITQQQLASLQQQIQQQQQQLQQLQQQQQQQIHSPFSVPVRSPAPGTSPAATVILRSPAAPPPAASPSSLASSPAPNTLGHATSYSVSSPAPAPSPGPQQFYRAAPSPQQRSGSLSSTPVASPINYPPGPGPGNGQNPQSVQLPAGTITIPALATAVGQVQQLVSGGQVLQILSGPPPSTTPQVVGPNTTTSPVVRHPVAGVRSKQPQLRPKPANNSSPGPAQQAQAVNPRTSSPAIIQQQQQQQQQQQQQQQQQQQQQQQQQQQQQQQQPVQQQITQPHATGQVVQLGTGGPTGTLVFSGGGNAMFPALAPTGGQFFLQQQGSGGFQLIVRPPVPSSSPPKQQSIVMQPQIGQTVHLAPNRPATVAAVPPPCHPTISQQPMVRLVTLPGLGTVQLQQIQTPNGPAFLAVQQPQQQQQQQTQQQPTTFLRNHPGQPTFIQQHHVIQQQQQQPHIVTQQQQQQPHILTQQTIQQQQSQQQQDNIRLISSPATTLITNNDTADNNTNNSSTTFATPPNKKPPAKKKPKPKKKKEEVVVEEKKPAVQVNLAELLKQTGIVDDDESFFMDDEPSLPPPPAPQPVVQIPEEQPILPTETKENNVMFTPMLSETNLIQTLHQHGLALSDDDLHTLRNFIKPSEANEQSSALGSDSILNGLKGGAAMLKAPAAAVSLTLGNGQVIQLTGEPFAAEAQQQSRVQFVTNAFDATQVFQAAPPPPAAPATEVIHSTNHGFQNEFLEDLARSQIVSDSKKMKNKAALVQKATPANTNNNAPKKKAEPRKKKPPPVKAANSTAGTNSTAAGNTANVVNPTTPTNASTVPRVQTIKLSPQNQQRFVNNSFPQNLRNIQAQIQYLTSKKDPTSQDTSLLQKLIEHHQKILATGKPVPTIPGQHAQGIPFMTTSNASSQQAGLRQIQPSATQIRASCPAATQTTAGSPVASVTLTSIPNKITISTPASSVTSTASSTTTSNATVINVTTTQSTIQSPMGTLIVTTMDRGASPVVPTVNNTSGSSCTLTNSPAVMSPAPSNEAGRSSNPPARGVKRPAPPAAPPKPSISKSTLFEHQLKTDQSGALAPDCKTPFKNKTNACKRLVRYHVFHDLGPTPQELEKEEDELETHAQQLLSKFHQMINKYHYLLLMESTKEAPTSEHVMVERMFASEEKQSLERLKEETRVAKELQLTPVWPVKSEPTTSATTPVATNSADIVNGRRDSPSEDLKLTPKMALLKFTRKEGEGYKSELQLPQEYKDVRMMVEDVVRNNGRIRESHEMNHSGSVNDSSGLPGSAMESKPYDEWEAIQRELALYPDARDRDDLGFVGMDGEEGGVIYDEDIKAQMQNAIDDLLRLNGCDEVIPPHHHHIANAAHPTGVAPAGGASSSTHHYEPGSGAGLPSLKNGEQFCNSSEMQVDLALNEAVNSIL from the exons ATGGATTACGATGGGCAACGTTTGTTGGACGTGATCAATGATCCCAACGCTTTAGAGAGTTTCCTTGGCGGCATTGGAAATGGAAACGGGAATAACGGTCCTGTTAACAGTGGTGTTTCGCTGGACTCGACCCACACCATCACCCAGCAGCAACTGGCCAGTCTCCAGCAGCAGattcagcagcagcagcaacaacttcaacagttgcaacaacaacaacagcagcagataCATTCCCCGTTTTCGGTTCCCGTCAGGTCGCCGGCGCCTGGTACAAGTCCGGCTGCGACTGTGATCCTTCGTTCGCCCGCCGCTCCTCCACCGGCTGCAAGCCCGTCGTCGCTAGCATCCAGTCCGGCGCCGAATACACTTGGACATGCCACCTCGTACTCGGTCTCATCTCCAGCACCGGCACCATCGCCCGGCCCTCAGCAGTTCTACCGGGCAGCTCCATCTCCACAGCAAAGGAGCGGTTCCTTGTCCTCTACACCGGTGGCATCACCCATCAATTATCCTCCCGGCCCAGGGCCAGGCAATGGACAAAATCCTCAATCTGTCCAGCTGCCAGCTGGCACTATCACTATTCCGGCACTCGCCA CTGCTGTTGGTCAAGTCCAGCAACTAGTTTCGGGTGGCCAGGTGCTCCAGATATTGTCAGGTCCTCCACCTTCAACGACTCCCCAAGTTGTTGGCCCCAACACGACAACTTCTCCGGTTGTGAGGCATCCTGTGGCAGGTGTACGTTCTAAACAGCCACAACTAAGGCCCAAACCAGCTAATAATTCGAGTCCTGGGCCAGCTCAACAGGCTCAAGCTGTCAA TCCAAGAACGTCATCGCCAGCTATTatacagcagcagcagcagcagcaacaacaacagcagcaacaacaacagcagcagcagcagcagcagcaacaacaacaacaacaacaacaacaacaacagcctgTTCAACAACAAATAACACAACCACACGCGACGGGCCAAGTAGTGCAATTAGGAACGGGTGGGCCGACGGGTACGTTGGTGTTCTCAGGTGGAGGAAACGCCATGTTTCCAGCACTGGCGCCGACAGGCGGCCAGTTTTTCCTTCAGCAGCAAGGCAGCGGCGGTTTCCAGCTGATTGTCCGGCCGCCCGTCCCTTCTAGCTCTCCTCCCAAGCAGCAGAGCATTGTGATGCAACCTCAGATTGGTCAGACCGTCCACCTAGCCCCTAACCGTCCGGCTACTGTCGCCGCAGTCCCTCCTCCCTGCCACCCAACCATTTCCCAGCAGCCCATGGTAAGATTAGTCACTTTACCCGGCCTGGGCACTGTCCAGCTGCAGCAGATTCAAACACCCAACGGACCTGCCTTTCTGGCCGTCCAACAAcctcagcagcaacagcagcagcagacgCAACAGCAGCCGACTACCTTCTTACGTAATCATCCAGGTCAACCAACATTTATCCAGCAACATCACGtcatccaacaacaacaacaacagcctcACATTGTCacccaacagcagcaacagcaacctCATATTCTCACTCAACAAACAATACAACAGCAACAGTCGCAACAGCAGCAAGACAATATTAGGCTCATATCCAGTCCAGCTACCACGTTGATAACCAATAACGATACGGCTGATAACAACACCAACAATAGTTCAACAACATTTGCTACTCCGCCCAACAAGAAACCACCAGCTAAAAAGAAGCCtaaaccgaaaaagaaaaaggaagag GTTGTGgttgaagaaaagaagccGGCCGTGCAGGTCAATTTAGCTGAACTTTTGAAACAGACGGGTATTGTCGATGATGACGAGTCTTTCTTTATGGATGATGAACCATCGCTGCCACCACCGCCAGCGCCCCAACCCGTGGTTCAAATTCCGGAGGAGCAACCAATCCTGCCTACAGAGACCAAAGAAAACAAC GTGATGTTTACACCAATGTTGAGTGAAACGAACCTCATCCAGACGCTGCATCAGCACGGCCTGGCCCTGTCTGACGACGATCTTCACACGCTACGGAATTTTATCAAACCGAGTGAGGCTAATGAACAGTCCAGTGCCTTAGGAAGTGATTCAATCCTTAACGGACTCAAAGGAGGAGCTGCCATGTTGAAAGCGCCGGCTGCGGCCGTTTCACTGACTTTGGGCAACGGCCAAGTGATTCAATTGACGGGCGAGCCTTTTGCAGCAGAAGCTCAGCAACAGTCGAGAGTTCAGTTTGTGACAAATGCGTTCGATGCCACGCAAGTGTTTCAAGCCGCTCCACCACCTCCCGCTGCTCCTGCTACAGAAGTGATTCACTCAACTAATCACGGATTTCAGAACGAATTTCTCGAAGATTTAGCCAGGAGTCAGATTGTGTCAgattcgaaaaaaatgaaaaacaaagcgGCACTTGTCCAGAAAGCTACTCCGGCTAATACAAACAATAACGCGCCGAAGAAAAAGGCAGAGCCTCGTAAGAAGAAACCGCCTCCTGTGAAGGCAGCTAATTCAACAGCCGGAACAAATTCAACGGCTGCGGGCAACACAGCGAACGTTGTCAACCCAACGACACCAACGAATGCGAGCACGGTGCCGCGAGTGCAGACGATCAAATTATCTCCTCAAAATCAACAA CGATTTGTCAATAATTCGTTCCCGCAGAATCTGCGCAATATCCAGGCCCAAATTCAGTACCTGACGTCCAAAAAGGATCCTACTTCGCAGGACACTTCTCTACTGCAGAAGTTGATTGAACATCACCAAAAAATTTTGGCTACGGGGAAACCAGTACCGACCATTCCGGGCCAGCATGCTCAGGGCATTCCATTC ATGACAACATCAAACGCGTCGTCTCAACAGGCTGGATTACGGCAAATCCAACCATCAGCCACACAAATTCGAGCCTCATGCCCTGCTGCTACACAGACGACGGCCGGCAGCCCGGTTGCGAGTGTAACTCTGACATCGATTCCTAACAAAATCACGATATCAACACCAGCATCTTCTGTCACATCTACTGCCAGTAGCACTACCACATCGAATGCGACCGTTATTAATGTAACAACCACCCAGTCCACCATCCAATCTCCGATGGGGACGCTGATAGTCACGACGATGGACAGAGGAGCTTCACCTGTTGTCCCTACCGTCAATAACACGAGTGGCAGTAGTTGCACGTTAACCAATAGCCCAGCGGTAATGTCCCCAGCTCCTTCAAATGAAGCTGGTCGAAGTAGTAATCCACCAGCGAGGGGAGTAAAGCGGCCAGCTCCTCCTGCGGCGCCTCCCAAACCTAGCATTAGTAAAAGTACGCTTTTTGAGCACCAACTGAAAACGGATCAAAGCGGAGCTCTAGCGCCGGATTGCAA GACGCCATTCAAGAACAAGACTAATGCTTGCAAGAGGCTAGTGCGGTATCACGTCTTTCACGATTTGGGGCCAACACCACAAGAGCTCgagaaggaagaagatgaattAGAAACGCACGCCCAACAGTTGTTGTCGAAATTCCATCAGATGATTAACAAATATCACTACCTTCTTCTTATG gagaGCACGAAAGAAGCTCCCACTTCGGAACATGTGATGGTGGAGAGGATGTTTGCCAGCGAAGAGAAACAATCGCTGGAACGGTTAAAAGAAGAGACACGAGTAGCCAAAGAATTGCAACTGACCCCCGTTTGGCCGGTGAAATCGGAACCAACAACTTCTGCAACAACACCTGTTGCTACTAATTCTGCCGATATTGTCAATGGTCGCCGAGATTCGCCATCAGAAGATCTGAAATTAACACCCAAA ATGGCGCTATTGAAGTTCACGAGGAAAGAGGGCGAAGGCTACAAATCTGAATTGCAGTTACCGCAAGAGTACAAAGACGTCCGAATGATGGTAGAAGATGTTGTCAGGAATAACGGCCGGATACGAGAATCCCACGAAATGAATCATTCCGGCTCGGTAAACGATTCATCTGGATTGCCTGGCAGTGCAATGGAATCTAAACCCTACGACGAATGGGAAGCGATACAGCGTGAGCTGGCCCTTTACCCAGACGCTAGGGATAGGGATGACTTG gGATTCGTTGGAATGGATGGAGAAGAAGGAGGCGTCATCTACGATGAAGATATCAAGGCCCAGATGCAGAATGCCATCGACGATTTGTTGAGACTCAATGGCTGCGACGAGGTCATACCGCCACATCACCATCACATCGCCAATGCGGCCCATCCGACTGGTGTCGCTCCAGCTGGTGGAGCTTCGTCGTCGACCCACCATTACGAGCCCGGCAGCGGTGCCGGCTTACCATCATTGAAAAACGGTGAACAGTTTTGTAATTCCAGCGAAATGCAGGTGGACCTTGCTCTCAACGAAGCTGTCAATAGTATTCTgtga